Genomic DNA from Alosa alosa isolate M-15738 ecotype Scorff River chromosome 6, AALO_Geno_1.1, whole genome shotgun sequence:
cgccgagtggagggacttgcctaaaaggactttgctataGCCTACTTTCCTAAGCTTCCTCCAATGTTTGTGAATCCCACTTAGTAGGACTACTTCTTGTCTTAACCTAATGCCTTAATAACCTTAACCTATTACCTTTAATCTTTAATGTAGTGTTTTACACATGGATTTATTGATGTGTAGATGGGTTATTAGTTTGTCTGCTGGACTGTCCAAACTCAGTGTTTGTCGGCGAGCCTCTGCAGCAGCGCGATGATAGTGTCCTGTTTGGAGGAGATGAGCTCCAGTGCCGTGGCCATCCTGCCCACTGACTCCGCCACGCGGTTGGTGGTCCGCTCCCTGCGCCGCTCCCGCGCCTCCTGCCTGCAGTGGCGCTGCTCTTCCAGAAGGGCACGCTGCTCCTGGGCGCTCAGGTAACCCCCTCGCAGCATGGCACCACGCCGCTCCGCTTGCCCCCCCTGAGGCTGGCTCACAAACGTGGGCATGCCCACTGCAGGGGCGCCGCGAGACTTTCGGCGGGATGAGGCCGCGAAGGTCATTTTGGGTCGTGGTGGTGGCGCCGACGACACGGTTAGAGAATTATCAGAACAACTCAGTGGGGCGTTTTGAGGAGAAGGGTGTAGAGGCGGGACCGGGGCGAGGCTGGGTGGCGTCATAGGGGGAGTAACCCTCTGCGGGGTCAAGGTAGGCACCTGAGTTGCTGTGGCGATTAGGTTGCTAGGGAAGAGGCTGGAGGGCATGGCGGCGGAGATGCCCACAGGTGGGCGATCCTCACACAGCGCTGCCGCCTGGGCCGTCGTGGCTAAGCCCAGCAGCGTGGCAGAGGCTGAGCTGCCCTGAGCGATCTCTGTCTTCCCCAACACAGCATCCATCACCTACCCCGACACCAGCGAgcgagacagaaagagacagatggaaACCAGAATAAACACGTTTAGGATTCTGTAAGTGATTCCATGTGTGATATTTGATTCTGATATAGCACTACTTCTTGTGCTTCTGATGTTGTTTTGCTTCTGATACACTGATTTTGATTGTGATATCTGATTCtgatatataggcctacttcttgtgCTTCTGATTCTGATATTGATTTTTGATGGTGATACCAATTGTCCTTCAGATATACTGATTCTGATTGGGATATTTGATTATGATAAACTTATTGTGCTTCTGATTTACTGGTTCTTCTGATTGTGATATATGCTGCTGATTCATTCCTGTGTGGCGG
This window encodes:
- the si:ch1073-357b18.4 gene encoding uncharacterized protein si:ch1073-357b18.4 isoform X2, coding for MDVKPKAEPLADDCIVALSGAYCPDGMDPQSDQAAGPTPIMLFFTSKENSKVPLAMTNSSSGSQDVLPGAAGVRGQGEAVSSSSEFTHDAIMLLIEAMAARWDLYGQRERSRLFQSVQQELDSHGYPLPVERIRRKWNNLIVTYKRVKERCRGRGQARTSWEYYEVMDAVLGKTEIAQGSSASATLLGLATTAQAAALCEDRPPVGISAAMPSSLFPSNLIATATQVPTLTPQRVTPPMTPPSLAPVPPLHPSPQNAPLSCSDNSLTVSSAPPPRPKMTFAASSRRKSRGAPAVGMPTFVSQPQGGQAERRGAMLRGGYLSAQEQRALLEEQRHCRQEARERRRERTTNRVAESVGRMATALELISSKQDTIIALLQRLADKH
- the si:ch1073-357b18.4 gene encoding uncharacterized protein si:ch1073-357b18.4 isoform X1, translated to MDVKPKAEPLADDCIVALSGAYCPDGMDPQSDQAAGPTPIMLFFTSKENSKVPLAAMTNSSSGSQDVLPGAAGVRGQGEAVSSSSEFTHDAIMLLIEAMAARWDLYGQRERSRLFQSVQQELDSHGYPLPVERIRRKWNNLIVTYKRVKERCRGRGQARTSWEYYEVMDAVLGKTEIAQGSSASATLLGLATTAQAAALCEDRPPVGISAAMPSSLFPSNLIATATQVPTLTPQRVTPPMTPPSLAPVPPLHPSPQNAPLSCSDNSLTVSSAPPPRPKMTFAASSRRKSRGAPAVGMPTFVSQPQGGQAERRGAMLRGGYLSAQEQRALLEEQRHCRQEARERRRERTTNRVAESVGRMATALELISSKQDTIIALLQRLADKH